A stretch of Microbulbifer sp. SAOS-129_SWC DNA encodes these proteins:
- a CDS encoding TonB-dependent receptor, whose product MLAKQPPFAQMILATSVAAYGLLGAQFASAQDGAGEIEEVVVQGIRMSQETAINTKRNATSIVDSIVAEDIGKLPDVTISDSLQRITGVQIRRSAGEGSTINVRGMPQVMTTLNGESYLGAGSVTTVQPNFNDIPAPLFAGADVYKSPTASRLSGGITGMVNLRTHRPMDFDSGTTTSFAAEGQTGRDSGETDSAISGLFAWNNEKIGVLLSASLANVNLANYYNGMAGGGSDAGWSGMPPEAGSDADNWNYHGNDMNGDGDLNDRYIAYQGHTAYNEFTERDRFGLNGSFQADLGNGFDLAADFFYTDMDEKDRRAGISISDKWQQWGWALPLVSSEGADGIQTVEVYQADGRRLKSYSELKSTVSKSSNINVELNYDNGGDFTGSARLVHGRAEQGNLNSYMDVDMANGSQWGVQYPEYPGGSQASNPNGYSDPFQSIIVDYRGDAPRWSGVPDLVRNLDGYSVGALSSENNYDREGEMTIARFDGSFDLGDAGFLRSVDGGVRYSDRDAKNEQYHLLAPIGDNGCLVRWKATDVVMGGGCSYGDGNGIYYTAGKPIPLSSFGGDVEWVTDFGGVKGIPGVYALDPKAMDNVVAFHNSLYPNNERGIIPGQTYAVNLQETSAYVQANFATDIGVPVSGNFGVRVVQTDLEVGQRIVGAGRDYGAPEVDGGEFVTSRSYTDVLPSLNVAFDLREDLKLRTAYAKTMSPLNLEQWGGGLSPTYAINSSTGVFEVISANSNGNPKLDPWRADNFDISLEYYVGSGMVSAGMFLVEIDSFIERGSVSMDLPDQDGVVRRSTDVQTNIQGDGGRLSGLELSAKQAFDFLPGIWANFGVDANYTYSPSDSGNVDIEGNDLPFADNSEQLANFVGWYEGERLQARLAYNYRSERVVAFNQVWGTEGLTLMQAPTTYVDASISYDINDDITVYLNGSNLTGETEEYYLQWEDQKAWQSAYEPRYTLGVRAKF is encoded by the coding sequence ACACGAAGCGTAACGCTACTTCTATCGTGGACTCGATCGTGGCGGAAGACATCGGCAAGTTGCCGGATGTCACTATCTCCGACTCCCTGCAGCGTATTACCGGCGTTCAGATTCGCCGCAGTGCAGGTGAGGGTAGCACCATTAACGTACGCGGTATGCCGCAGGTGATGACGACGCTCAATGGTGAGTCCTATCTCGGAGCCGGTTCAGTTACCACCGTGCAGCCGAATTTTAACGATATCCCGGCGCCACTGTTTGCCGGCGCCGATGTATACAAATCTCCCACTGCCTCACGGCTTTCTGGTGGTATCACCGGAATGGTGAATCTGCGCACCCATCGCCCGATGGATTTTGATAGCGGCACTACCACATCATTTGCCGCAGAAGGACAGACCGGCCGCGATTCCGGAGAAACTGATAGCGCCATATCCGGACTGTTTGCCTGGAATAATGAGAAGATCGGCGTACTGCTGTCTGCGTCTCTGGCCAATGTAAATCTTGCAAATTATTACAACGGCATGGCCGGTGGCGGTTCCGATGCCGGCTGGTCTGGCATGCCCCCTGAAGCGGGCAGTGATGCGGACAATTGGAACTATCATGGCAATGATATGAATGGTGACGGCGACCTCAATGATCGCTATATCGCGTATCAGGGGCACACTGCCTACAACGAATTTACCGAGCGCGATCGTTTTGGTTTGAATGGCTCCTTCCAGGCCGATCTCGGTAATGGCTTCGATTTGGCGGCTGACTTCTTCTACACGGATATGGACGAAAAGGATCGCCGTGCGGGGATCTCCATCTCGGATAAGTGGCAGCAGTGGGGATGGGCCTTGCCTCTGGTCTCCAGCGAGGGTGCCGATGGCATTCAAACCGTGGAGGTCTATCAGGCTGACGGTCGCCGCCTAAAATCTTACTCCGAGCTCAAAAGCACCGTTTCAAAGTCCAGCAATATCAATGTAGAGCTGAACTACGACAACGGCGGTGATTTTACCGGCTCTGCCCGACTGGTACATGGGCGAGCCGAACAGGGCAACCTGAACAGCTATATGGATGTCGATATGGCCAATGGCAGCCAGTGGGGTGTGCAGTATCCGGAGTACCCGGGTGGCTCCCAGGCGAGTAACCCCAATGGTTATTCCGACCCATTCCAGTCCATCATAGTTGATTACCGCGGAGATGCACCCCGCTGGAGCGGCGTGCCGGACCTGGTCCGTAACCTGGATGGCTACTCTGTCGGTGCCTTGTCGTCAGAAAACAATTACGACCGTGAAGGCGAGATGACCATTGCCCGCTTTGATGGCTCTTTCGACCTTGGCGATGCCGGTTTCCTCCGGTCTGTGGATGGCGGCGTGCGCTACTCCGACCGGGATGCGAAAAACGAGCAGTACCACCTGCTGGCACCGATTGGTGACAACGGCTGCCTGGTGCGTTGGAAGGCGACTGACGTCGTAATGGGTGGAGGCTGTTCCTATGGCGACGGCAATGGAATCTACTACACTGCTGGCAAACCCATTCCGCTTTCTTCCTTCGGCGGTGACGTGGAATGGGTGACTGACTTCGGCGGTGTTAAAGGTATTCCGGGGGTTTACGCGCTGGACCCGAAAGCGATGGACAATGTAGTCGCGTTCCACAATTCCCTGTATCCGAACAATGAGCGCGGTATCATTCCCGGCCAGACCTATGCAGTAAACCTGCAGGAAACTTCGGCCTACGTGCAGGCAAATTTCGCCACAGATATCGGTGTGCCGGTCAGCGGAAATTTCGGTGTGCGTGTGGTGCAAACGGATCTGGAAGTCGGTCAGCGCATCGTCGGGGCTGGCCGCGATTACGGCGCGCCGGAAGTGGACGGTGGTGAATTTGTTACCAGCCGTTCCTATACCGATGTGCTGCCATCTCTGAACGTTGCATTTGATCTGCGTGAAGATCTGAAACTGCGCACTGCCTATGCCAAAACGATGTCACCCCTGAATCTGGAGCAGTGGGGTGGAGGCTTGTCGCCCACCTACGCGATCAACTCCAGCACAGGTGTGTTCGAGGTGATTTCAGCCAATTCGAACGGTAACCCTAAACTCGACCCCTGGCGCGCAGATAACTTCGATATTTCTCTTGAATACTATGTAGGCTCCGGAATGGTGAGCGCCGGTATGTTTCTGGTAGAAATCGACAGCTTTATCGAGCGCGGTTCCGTGAGCATGGATCTACCGGATCAGGACGGTGTGGTACGTCGTAGTACCGATGTCCAGACCAATATTCAGGGTGATGGTGGCCGACTGTCTGGTCTCGAGCTCTCTGCCAAGCAGGCCTTCGACTTCCTGCCGGGAATCTGGGCCAACTTCGGTGTGGATGCGAACTACACCTATTCACCTAGTGATTCCGGCAATGTGGATATCGAGGGGAATGACCTGCCGTTTGCAGACAACTCCGAGCAACTGGCCAACTTTGTTGGCTGGTATGAAGGAGAGCGTCTGCAGGCACGCTTGGCATACAACTACCGCAGCGAGCGTGTAGTGGCATTCAACCAGGTGTGGGGTACCGAAGGCCTTACCCTGATGCAGGCACCGACCACTTATGTGGATGCCTCTATCAGTTACGATATCAATGATGACATCACCGTCTATCTCAATGGCTCCAATCTCACAGGAGAAACGGAGGAATACTACCTCCAGTGGGAAGATCAGAAAGCGTGGCAGAGTGCCTATGAACCGCGTTACACACTGGGTGTTCGCGCCAAATTCTGA